From Micromonospora echinospora, one genomic window encodes:
- a CDS encoding molybdopterin oxidoreductase family protein, whose amino-acid sequence MTDGARAATTPGRTPHEAATHCPYCALQCGMLLSERDGRIEVLPRDFPTNRGGLCQKGWTAAELLDHPERLTTPLLRGPDGRLAPATWAEAYARIVTGIRDTQAAHGRDAVAIFGGGGLTNEKAYALGRFARVALRTRMIDYNGRFCMSSAAAAGMRAFGIDRGLPFPLADLGRADTLLLVGANPAETMPPLARYLTEQRERGGRLIVVDPRVTATARLADLHLQPLPGTDLAVANALLHVALTEGWVDREYVAARTEGFDAVRRIAAGWWPARAERLSGVPVADLEEAARALGTARTAIILTARGAEQHAKGVDTVSAFVNLALALGLPGRPGSGYGCLTGQGNGQGGREHGQKADQLPGYRRIDDPAAREHVAAVWGVHPDELPGPGVSAYELLDLLGTPTGPKTLLVFGSNPVVSAPRAARVERRLRDLDLLVVADFLLSETAAIADVVLPTAQWAEEDGTMTNLEGRVLRRRALREPPPGIRTDLRILADLSAALNAPSAPAAEVVAGDPSYPFLPSRGPLQPPDAPADADPRVVFAELRRASAGGAADYAGVTWERIDAADGVFWPCPDTDGPDTPRLFAERFATPSGRARFHPVEHRPAAEEVCAEYPFYLTTGRVLAQYQSGTQTRRVGALRRAAPEPFVELHPDLAARLGVEEGEELRVTSRRGEMRAPARITATIRPDTLFAPFHWGGAGRVNSVTNDALDPVSRMPEFKVCAVRVEKVTP is encoded by the coding sequence ATGACAGACGGTGCACGAGCCGCGACCACGCCGGGGCGGACGCCCCACGAGGCGGCCACGCACTGCCCGTACTGCGCTCTCCAGTGTGGAATGCTCCTGAGCGAACGGGACGGGCGGATCGAGGTCCTGCCCCGCGACTTCCCCACCAACCGGGGCGGCCTGTGCCAGAAGGGCTGGACCGCCGCCGAGCTGCTCGACCACCCGGAACGGCTGACCACCCCGCTGCTGCGCGGACCGGACGGCCGGCTGGCCCCGGCGACCTGGGCCGAGGCGTACGCCCGGATCGTCACCGGGATCCGCGACACCCAGGCCGCGCACGGCCGGGACGCGGTCGCGATCTTCGGCGGCGGCGGGCTGACCAACGAGAAGGCGTACGCGCTGGGGCGGTTCGCCCGGGTCGCGCTGCGCACCCGCATGATCGACTACAACGGACGCTTCTGCATGTCCTCGGCGGCGGCAGCCGGGATGCGCGCCTTCGGCATCGACCGGGGCCTGCCCTTCCCCTTGGCCGACCTGGGCCGGGCCGACACCCTGCTGCTGGTCGGGGCGAACCCGGCCGAGACCATGCCCCCGCTCGCCCGGTACCTCACCGAACAGCGCGAACGCGGCGGACGGCTGATCGTCGTCGACCCCCGGGTCACCGCCACCGCCCGCCTGGCCGACCTGCACCTGCAACCGCTGCCCGGCACCGACCTGGCGGTGGCGAACGCGCTGCTGCACGTCGCGCTGACCGAGGGCTGGGTGGACCGGGAGTACGTGGCCGCGCGCACCGAGGGCTTCGACGCGGTACGCCGGATCGCGGCGGGCTGGTGGCCGGCCCGCGCCGAGCGCCTCTCCGGGGTGCCCGTGGCCGACCTGGAGGAGGCGGCGCGGGCGCTGGGCACCGCCCGGACCGCGATCATCCTCACCGCCCGGGGCGCGGAGCAGCACGCCAAGGGCGTCGACACGGTCAGCGCCTTCGTCAACCTGGCGCTCGCCCTCGGCCTGCCCGGCCGCCCCGGCTCCGGGTACGGCTGCCTGACCGGTCAGGGCAACGGCCAGGGTGGCCGCGAGCACGGGCAGAAGGCCGACCAGCTGCCCGGGTACCGGAGGATCGACGACCCGGCCGCCCGGGAGCACGTGGCCGCCGTCTGGGGCGTGCACCCCGACGAACTGCCCGGTCCCGGGGTGTCCGCGTACGAGCTGCTCGACCTGCTCGGCACCCCGACCGGCCCGAAGACGCTGCTGGTCTTCGGCTCCAACCCGGTGGTCTCCGCGCCCCGGGCGGCCCGGGTGGAGCGCCGGCTGCGCGACCTGGACCTGCTGGTGGTCGCCGACTTCCTGCTCTCGGAGACGGCGGCCATCGCCGACGTGGTGCTGCCCACCGCCCAGTGGGCCGAGGAGGACGGCACGATGACCAACCTGGAGGGGCGGGTGCTGCGCCGCCGGGCGCTGCGCGAACCGCCGCCGGGCATCCGCACCGACCTGCGCATCCTCGCCGACCTCAGCGCCGCCCTCAACGCGCCCTCCGCGCCCGCCGCTGAGGTGGTTGCAGGGGACCCTTCCTACCCCTTTTTGCCGAGCAGGGGTCCCCTGCAACCACCCGACGCGCCGGCCGACGCCGACCCGCGGGTGGTGTTCGCGGAACTGCGGCGTGCCTCGGCCGGCGGGGCGGCCGACTACGCCGGGGTCACCTGGGAGCGGATCGACGCCGCCGACGGCGTCTTCTGGCCCTGCCCGGACACCGACGGGCCGGACACGCCGCGCCTGTTCGCCGAGCGTTTCGCCACACCGAGCGGCCGGGCCCGGTTCCACCCCGTCGAGCACCGGCCGGCGGCCGAGGAGGTGTGCGCCGAGTACCCGTTCTACCTGACCACCGGCCGGGTGCTGGCGCAGTACCAGTCCGGCACCCAGACCCGCCGGGTCGGGGCGCTGCGGCGGGCCGCGCCCGAACCCTTCGTCGAGCTGCACCCCGACCTGGCCGCCCGCCTCGGGGTCGAGGAGGGCGAGGAACTGCGGGTCACCTCGCGCCGGGGCGAGATGCGCGCACCGGCCCGGATCACCGCGACGATCCGCCCGGACACCCTCTTCGCGCCGTTCCACTGGGGTGGCGCCGGCCGGGTCAACTCGGTGACCAACGACGCGCTCGACCCGGTCTCCCGGATGCCCGAGTTCAAGGTCTGCGCCGTCCGCGTGGAGAAGGTGACACCGTGA
- a CDS encoding MFS transporter, whose product MSILSTAPVTDTAARPGRRHRLDDWRPEDPEFWRTTGARVARRNLWVSIFAEHVGFSVWSLWSVTVLFLGPEYGIDPAGKFLLTAVPAALGATLRLPYTLAVARFGGRNWTIASALLLLVPAVPMAVLLEPGVSYSTLMVLACLTGVGGGNFASSMANINLFFPERLKGKALGLNAGGGNLGVPAVQLVGLAVLATAGAAYPRLVPAVYLPLIVLAALAAARWLDNVPAARNEPGALREAARESHTWVMSLLYVGTFGSFIGFGFAFGQVLQIEFADRFATPVDAAWLTFLGPLVGSLIRPVGGHLADRYGGARVTFWNFAAMAGGAALVLYAARERSLPLYLTGFLALFVTSGIGNGSTYKMIPAIFRSRAAAGVAAGRWDVAEADRRARRLTGALIGIAGAVGASGGLLVNIAFRQSFLTWQSADAAYLAFIGYYAVCLLVTWLVYLRPGAGRLAEV is encoded by the coding sequence GTGAGCATCCTCTCCACCGCGCCGGTCACCGACACCGCCGCGAGGCCGGGCCGCCGGCACCGGCTCGACGACTGGCGGCCGGAGGACCCGGAGTTCTGGCGCACCACCGGGGCGCGGGTCGCCCGCCGCAACCTGTGGGTGTCGATCTTCGCCGAGCACGTGGGCTTCTCGGTGTGGAGCCTCTGGTCGGTGACCGTGCTCTTCCTCGGCCCCGAGTACGGCATCGACCCGGCCGGGAAGTTCCTGCTCACCGCCGTGCCGGCGGCGTTGGGGGCGACGCTGCGGCTGCCGTACACGCTGGCGGTGGCCCGCTTCGGCGGGCGGAACTGGACGATCGCCAGCGCGCTGCTGCTGCTCGTGCCGGCGGTGCCGATGGCGGTGCTGCTCGAACCGGGCGTGTCGTACTCCACGCTGATGGTGCTGGCCTGCCTCACCGGCGTGGGTGGCGGCAACTTCGCCTCCTCGATGGCGAACATCAATCTCTTCTTCCCGGAGCGGCTCAAGGGTAAGGCGCTGGGCCTCAACGCCGGGGGTGGAAATCTGGGCGTACCGGCGGTGCAGCTCGTCGGGCTGGCGGTGCTGGCCACCGCCGGGGCGGCGTACCCCCGGCTGGTGCCGGCGGTCTACCTGCCGCTGATCGTGCTGGCGGCGCTGGCCGCGGCCCGGTGGTTGGACAACGTGCCGGCGGCGCGCAACGAGCCGGGGGCGCTGCGCGAGGCCGCCCGCGAGTCGCACACCTGGGTGATGTCCCTGCTCTACGTCGGCACCTTCGGCTCGTTCATCGGTTTCGGCTTCGCCTTCGGCCAGGTGCTCCAGATCGAGTTCGCCGACCGCTTCGCCACCCCGGTCGACGCGGCCTGGTTGACCTTCCTCGGCCCGCTGGTGGGCTCCTTGATCCGGCCGGTCGGCGGCCACCTCGCCGACCGGTACGGCGGGGCCCGGGTGACCTTCTGGAACTTCGCCGCGATGGCCGGCGGCGCGGCGCTGGTGCTCTACGCGGCCCGCGAGCGGTCGCTCCCGCTCTACCTGACCGGGTTCCTGGCCCTCTTCGTGACCAGCGGGATCGGCAACGGCTCGACGTACAAGATGATCCCGGCGATCTTCCGGTCCCGGGCCGCGGCCGGGGTGGCCGCCGGTCGGTGGGACGTGGCGGAGGCCGACCGCCGGGCGCGGCGGCTGACCGGGGCGCTGATCGGCATCGCCGGGGCGGTGGGGGCCTCCGGTGGGCTGCTGGTGAACATCGCCTTCCGGCAGTCGTTCCTGACCTGGCAGAGCGCGGACGCCGCATACCTGGCGTTCATCGGCTACTACGCGGTGTGCCTGCTGGTGACCTGGCTGGTCTACCTGCGGCCGGGAGCCGGGCGACTCGCCGAAGTGTGA
- the rplM gene encoding 50S ribosomal protein L13 → MRTYSPKPGEIERQWHVIDASDVVLGRLATHAATLLRGKHKPTFAPHVDTGDFVVIVNAGKVALTGNKRQQKIAYRHSGYPGGLKQVGYDELLTKRPERAIELAVKGMLPHNKLGRQLIKKLKVYAGAEHPHAAQQPVPFEIKQIAQ, encoded by the coding sequence GTGCGTACGTACAGCCCGAAGCCGGGTGAGATCGAGCGTCAGTGGCACGTCATCGACGCCTCTGATGTCGTGCTGGGCCGCCTGGCCACCCACGCCGCCACGTTGCTGCGTGGTAAGCACAAGCCGACTTTCGCGCCGCACGTCGACACGGGCGACTTCGTCGTCATCGTCAACGCCGGCAAGGTTGCGCTGACCGGCAACAAGCGGCAGCAGAAGATCGCCTACCGCCACTCCGGCTACCCGGGTGGTCTGAAGCAGGTCGGTTACGACGAGCTGCTGACCAAGCGTCCGGAGCGCGCCATCGAGCTGGCCGTCAAGGGCATGCTGCCGCACAACAAGCTCGGCCGTCAGCTGATCAAGAAGCTGAAGGTCTACGCCGGCGCCGAGCACCCGCACGCCGCGCAGCAGCCGGTGCCGTTCGAGATCAAGCAGATCGCGCAGTGA
- the rpsI gene encoding 30S ribosomal protein S9, whose protein sequence is MTDITETEVGVDATEAPAPVARAPRGDRPIQTVGRRKEAIVRVRIVPGSGKITCNGRDLEAYFPSKVHQQLIKDPLVTAEKPEAFDVIANLRGGGTTGQAGALRLAIARALIVSEPDDRPALKKAGFLTRDARVKESKKYGLKKARKAPQYSKR, encoded by the coding sequence ATGACCGACATCACCGAGACCGAGGTTGGCGTCGACGCCACCGAGGCGCCGGCGCCCGTCGCCCGCGCGCCCCGTGGTGACCGCCCCATCCAGACCGTGGGCCGCCGCAAGGAGGCCATCGTCCGGGTGCGCATCGTCCCCGGTAGCGGCAAGATCACCTGCAACGGCCGGGACCTCGAGGCCTACTTCCCGAGCAAGGTGCACCAGCAGCTCATCAAGGACCCGCTGGTCACCGCCGAGAAGCCCGAGGCCTTCGACGTGATCGCCAACCTGCGGGGCGGCGGCACCACCGGCCAGGCCGGCGCGCTGCGGCTGGCCATCGCCCGGGCGCTGATCGTCAGCGAGCCGGACGACCGTCCGGCGCTGAAGAAGGCCGGCTTCCTCACCCGTGACGCCCGCGTCAAGGAGAGCAAGAAGTACGGTCTCAAGAAGGCCCGCAAGGCGCCGCAGTACTCGAAGCGCTGA